The following coding sequences lie in one Tichowtungia aerotolerans genomic window:
- a CDS encoding SulP family inorganic anion transporter: MLKPKLFSILNEYNRTVFRSDLIAGVTVGIVAVPLAMAFAIAAGLPPERGLFTAVVAGFLISVLGGSRVQIGGPTGAFVVIVSGIVAQHGYAGLATATAMAGLMLVAMGLGRMGGLIRFIPFPVVTGFTSGIAVVIFSTQIKDLFGLQVDALPADFIAKWATYIRHFDTVQMPAAAIGVGTILLVVGVRRLLPRWPALLIGMVAATLVSSGLGLDVETIGSRFGDLPRTLPAPSWVGVSFGEIKALMGPAFTIAILCAIESLLSATVADGMTGGRHRSNMELVAQGAANIGSALFGGIPATGAIARTATNIKSGGKTPVAGMIHAVTLALVLLFFAPVARMIPLAALAGILVVVSAGMSEAGRFVRLLKSPRSDVLVLLTTFFLTVLIDLTVAVEVGIVLAALLFIRRMADVGGVREITAGLYDDPDGEESGWLDRVKNLPAGVVVYEVQGPFFFGAADRYRQLIQSKEKSTRVIILRMRHVPAIDATGHNVLLDLHKQCSKKNMQLVFSGVRPQPMDVFRQTGFLAEVGPENVCRSIDEALVRMNEVLGR, from the coding sequence ATGCTCAAGCCCAAGCTGTTTTCCATTCTCAACGAATACAACCGTACAGTTTTTCGCAGTGACCTGATTGCGGGCGTCACGGTGGGAATTGTTGCGGTGCCTCTGGCGATGGCGTTTGCCATCGCCGCAGGACTGCCTCCGGAGCGGGGCCTCTTTACGGCGGTCGTCGCCGGGTTTTTGATATCCGTTCTCGGAGGAAGCCGCGTGCAGATTGGCGGGCCGACCGGCGCTTTCGTGGTGATTGTCTCCGGCATCGTCGCTCAGCACGGCTATGCCGGCCTGGCGACGGCAACCGCCATGGCGGGCCTGATGCTGGTCGCCATGGGGCTTGGGCGCATGGGTGGTTTGATCCGTTTTATTCCATTTCCGGTCGTTACCGGCTTCACATCTGGAATCGCCGTTGTGATTTTCTCCACTCAGATTAAAGACTTGTTTGGGCTGCAGGTGGATGCTCTTCCGGCTGATTTTATTGCGAAGTGGGCGACTTATATTCGGCATTTCGACACTGTTCAGATGCCCGCTGCAGCAATCGGAGTGGGAACAATCCTGCTGGTGGTGGGAGTCCGCCGGTTGCTTCCTCGCTGGCCCGCGCTGTTGATCGGCATGGTCGCCGCGACGCTGGTTTCCAGCGGGTTGGGGTTGGATGTTGAAACCATCGGCAGTCGGTTCGGCGATCTTCCTCGTACCTTGCCGGCGCCGTCGTGGGTGGGTGTGTCTTTTGGTGAAATCAAAGCTCTGATGGGGCCGGCGTTTACGATAGCAATCCTTTGTGCAATTGAGTCTCTCCTTTCGGCCACCGTCGCCGACGGGATGACCGGGGGGAGGCACCGCTCTAATATGGAGCTGGTGGCGCAGGGGGCGGCGAACATCGGGTCTGCACTGTTTGGCGGAATTCCGGCCACCGGTGCCATTGCACGTACGGCGACCAATATTAAAAGTGGCGGGAAAACCCCGGTCGCCGGAATGATTCATGCCGTGACGCTTGCGCTGGTCCTGCTCTTTTTTGCGCCGGTGGCCCGAATGATCCCGCTGGCGGCCCTTGCAGGAATTCTCGTCGTGGTCAGCGCTGGGATGAGTGAGGCCGGGCGCTTTGTGCGGCTGCTGAAGTCTCCTCGAAGCGATGTGCTGGTGCTGCTGACCACGTTCTTCCTGACGGTTTTGATTGATCTGACAGTCGCGGTTGAAGTCGGAATTGTCCTGGCAGCGCTGCTCTTTATTCGCCGTATGGCAGATGTCGGAGGGGTCCGTGAAATTACCGCCGGGCTCTACGACGATCCCGATGGCGAAGAAAGCGGTTGGCTGGATCGAGTTAAAAATCTCCCGGCCGGCGTTGTGGTTTATGAAGTTCAGGGACCGTTTTTCTTCGGTGCGGCTGACCGGTACCGTCAGCTGATCCAGTCAAAAGAAAAATCAACCCGGGTTATTATTCTGAGAATGCGGCATGTTCCGGCCATTGATGCCACAGGGCACAATGTGCTCCTTGATCTACATAAACAATGCAGTAAGAAAAATATGCAGCTGGTCTTTTCGGGTGTGCGGCCTCAGCCTATGGATGTGTTTCGGCAGACCGGGTTTCTGGCTGAAGTCGGTCCGGAAAACGTCTGCCGCTCCATTGATGAAGCGCTTGTTCGAATGAATGAGGTTCTCGGACGGTAA